A single window of Nicotiana sylvestris chromosome 5, ASM39365v2, whole genome shotgun sequence DNA harbors:
- the LOC104216781 gene encoding uncharacterized protein encodes MPGYAKMMKDLMSRKFDFQDLATVIMTQTCSVVVTRPIAEKLSDPGSFIIPCTIGNFAFAKVLCDLGASINLMLLVIYKRLGIGRVIPTSMLLQLADRTMKRPSGILDEVLVHVGKFVFPADFVILDCRVDEEIPIILGRPFLATWKALIDCEIGELKMRLNDEEITFNVQKSMRRPSKFSHCSLIDAVDVVLEEEDAALNLKDPLAACLMNLDEANGEYLAEWVLALEGQDFCKKELEFEPLHLEERKTPPAKPSIEEPPKLELKPLSSHLRYTFLGPDLTLLVIISSSLLDVQAE; translated from the coding sequence ATGCCTGGGTATGCAaagatgatgaaggacttgatgtcccgcaAATTTGACTTCCAAGACTTAGCCACGGTTATAATGACTCAGACCTGCAGTGTTGTTGTGACGAGACCCATAGCTGAGAAATTGTCTGACCCAGGGAGTTTCATAATCCCTTGCACAATAGGAAACTTTGCATTTGCTAAGGTACTATGTGATCTAGGAGCAAGCATAAACCTTATGCTCCTAGTTATCTACAAAAGGCTAGGCATTGGAAGAGTTATACCCACGTCTATGCTACTACAGCTGGCTGACCGAACTATGAAAAGGCCCTCTGGGATTCTAGATGAAGTATTGGTGCATGTTGGGAAGTTTGTGTTTCCAGCAGATTTTGTCATCCTTGATTGTCGGGTTGATGAGGAAAtccccataattttgggaagaccattcttggccactTGGAAAGCTCTAATTGATTGTGAAATTGGAGAGCTCAAAATGAGATTAAATgatgaagagataacattcaacGTACAGAAATCTATGCGCAGACCCAGTAAATTTTCCCATTGCTCTTTAATAGATGCGGTGGATGTAGTGTTGGAGGAGGAAGATGCAGCACTAAACCTTAAAGACCCTCTAGCAGCTTGTCTCATGAACTTAGACGAAGCTAATGGTGAATACTTGGCAGAGTGGGTACTTGCTCTTGAAGGCCAAGATTTTTGTAAAAAGGAGTTAGAATTTGAGCCTTTGCACTTGGAGGAAAGAAaaactcctccagctaagccGTCAATAGAAGAGCCACCAAAGCTAGAACTGAAGCCATTGTCGTCCCATCTCAGGTATACATTCTTAGGACCCGACTTAACTCTACTTGTTATTATCTCAtccagtttgttagatgtgcaggcagaATAG